The following proteins are co-located in the Apium graveolens cultivar Ventura chromosome 5, ASM990537v1, whole genome shotgun sequence genome:
- the LOC141659299 gene encoding DNA-directed RNA polymerase V subunit 7-like isoform X2, producing MFLKAQLQWNVIIPAENLDAKGLALQKAIIVRLMDEFSAKKATSTLGYFLAVTTLDKIGEGKVRQHSGDVLFPVTFSCITYKAFAGEILEGEVHKILKHGVFLRCGPVEHIYLSHLKMQGYSFVPGENPIFMSEKSAKIEKGVKLRVMVIGVRYMEAEREFQAVANLDGDYLGPIE from the coding sequence ATGTTTCTGAAGGCACAGTTGCAATGGAATGTTATAATTCCTGCTGAGAATCTTGATGCTAAAGGACTGGCGCTGCAGAAGGCAATAATAGTCCGCCTTATGGATGAGTTTTCTGCTAAGAAAGCTACAAGTACTCTTGGTTATTTTCTCGCAGTCACTACTTTGGACAAAATAGGAGAAGGAAAAGTCAGACAGCACTCAGGTGACGTACTCTTTCCTGTAACCTTCTCATGCATCACCTATAAAGCTTTTGCTGGTGAAATTCTAGAAGGAGAGGTCCATAAGATACTGAAGCATGGCGTTTTCCTGAGGTGTGGACCAGTTGAGCACATTTATCTTTCGCATCTCAAGATGCAGGGTTATAGTTTCGTTCCTGGTGAGAATCCTATCTTTATGAGCGAGAAGTCAGCAAAGATTGAGAAAGGTGTCAAGCTGCGTGTTATGGTCATTGGTGTCAGGTATATGGAGGCTGAAAGAGAATTCCAGGCCGTTGCCAACTTGGATGGTGATTACTTGGGGCCTATTGAGTAG
- the LOC141659299 gene encoding DNA-directed RNA polymerase V subunit 7-like isoform X1: MGSVAEMFLKAQLQWNVIIPAENLDAKGLALQKAIIVRLMDEFSAKKATSTLGYFLAVTTLDKIGEGKVRQHSGDVLFPVTFSCITYKAFAGEILEGEVHKILKHGVFLRCGPVEHIYLSHLKMQGYSFVPGENPIFMSEKSAKIEKGVKLRVMVIGVRYMEAEREFQAVANLDGDYLGPIE, encoded by the exons ATGGG GTCTGTTGCCGAAATGTTTCTGAAGGCACAGTTGCAATGGAATGTTATAATTCCTGCTGAGAATCTTGATGCTAAAGGACTGGCGCTGCAGAAGGCAATAATAGTCCGCCTTATGGATGAGTTTTCTGCTAAGAAAGCTACAAGTACTCTTGGTTATTTTCTCGCAGTCACTACTTTGGACAAAATAGGAGAAGGAAAAGTCAGACAGCACTCAGGTGACGTACTCTTTCCTGTAACCTTCTCATGCATCACCTATAAAGCTTTTGCTGGTGAAATTCTAGAAGGAGAGGTCCATAAGATACTGAAGCATGGCGTTTTCCTGAGGTGTGGACCAGTTGAGCACATTTATCTTTCGCATCTCAAGATGCAGGGTTATAGTTTCGTTCCTGGTGAGAATCCTATCTTTATGAGCGAGAAGTCAGCAAAGATTGAGAAAGGTGTCAAGCTGCGTGTTATGGTCATTGGTGTCAGGTATATGGAGGCTGAAAGAGAATTCCAGGCCGTTGCCAACTTGGATGGTGATTACTTGGGGCCTATTGAGTAG
- the LOC141661143 gene encoding PRA1 family protein D-like, whose protein sequence is MSTPSPTSTVSITTLLRPWHDFLEISALSLPLSVSESTFRIKKNLNYFRYNYLLITLLILFFSLIYHPISIITFIIIITSWIYLYLLRAEPVLLFNWVFDEWVVLIFLYFVTFVALVLTRVWWNVAVAVVVGGVLACVHGALRAPEDGDDMESPYGPLLSVVDSPRGGYNAV, encoded by the coding sequence ATGTCAACCCCATCTCCCACCTCCACCGTCTCAATCACCACCCTCCTCCGCCCCTGGCACGATTTCCTAGAAATCTCCGCCCTCAGCCTCCCCCTCTCCGTCTCCGAATCAACTTTCCGTATCAAAAAAAACCTCAATTACTTCCGCTACAATTACCTCCTAATCACCCTCCTAATCCTCTTTTTCTCCCTAATCTACCACCCCATTTCAATAATCACCTTCATTATCATTATAACTTCTTGGATTTATCTTTATCTGCTCCGTGCCGAGCCCGTGCTGCTGTTTAATTGGGTTTTTGATGAGTGGGTTGTGTTGATATTTTTGTATTTTGTTACGTTTGTTGCGTTGGTTTTAACTAGGGTTTGGTGGAATGTGGCGGTGGCGGTGGTGGTTGGTGGGGTTTTGGCGTGTGTTCACGGCGCGTTGAGAGCTCCTGAGGATGGGGATGATATGGAGTCCCCGTATGGCCCGTTGCTTTCGGTTGTGGATAGTCCTAGAGGGGGTTATAATGCGGTTTAG
- the LOC141659297 gene encoding protein ACCELERATED CELL DEATH 6-like, with product MDSELFAAAISGNKNVLKMKHSVTGVADQLTPTKNTVLHLASESGQAECVDQILKNYQDILCKKNSEGETALHVAVRGGHLNVVRLLLDKAKASSSEGSENNVHMKLIRMLNDEKESALHEAVRHDYVDIVKYLVEKDPNDEHSPNKHQMAPLYLATFKGHVASVKLIFANCKKPTGIKPTDKGPDGRTLLHAAVMSGSTECVRCILSKNSNLTTEKDNNGWTALHYAAYFNFSEIIKDITEQEKSIAYVTDKTADRTALHIAAKLGNLAAVKQLIKYCPYSCDMVDKKGRNILHLAVEYNHKTVIEYILQHCPMIPSILNQKDKLLIDGKYSNNTPLHYAAIHGCYVPVLIKHKLVHRDALNKDSLTPLDLCRRHHSESGSEQEKVENLLVQIGAAQNLNLHDTLDEYTHLSRQNATDESLEITRKLTRTRMFIVAFIATITLAFAANLINLPGGNMYQDSRVI from the exons ATGGATTCTGAATTGTTTGCAGCTGCCATTTCAGGCAACAAAAATGTTCTTAAGATGAAACACAGCGTAACCGGAGTTGCAGATCAGCTAACACCAACCAAGAATACAGTTCTTCATCTCGCATCTGAATCGGGCCAAGCAGAATGTGTGGACCAGATTCTCAAAAATTATCAAGACATTTTGTGTAAAAAGAATTCAGAAGGTGAAACAGCACTTCATGTAGCTGTTCGAGGTGGACACTTGAATGTTGTTCGCCTGCTTCTTGACAAAGCTAAAGCATCATCCTCCGAGGGTTCAGAGAACAATGTTCATATGAAGCTTATTAGGATGCTGAATGATGAAAAAGAGTCGGCTCTGCACGAAGCTGTTCGACATGATTATGTGGACATTGTGAAATATTTGGTGGAAAAAGATCCAAATGATGAACATTCGCCAAATAAGCATCAAATGGCTCCGCTTTACTTGGCTACATTCAAAGGACATGTTGCCTCGGTTAAACTCATTTTCGCAAATTGCAAGAAACCGACTGGCATCAAGCCAACTGATAAGGGTCCTGATGGCAGAACACTTTTACATGCTGCTGTTATGAGCGGTTCTACAG AGTGTGTAAGATGTATATTGAGCAAGAATTCGAATTTGACAACTGAAAAGGACAACAATGGATGGACAGCATTACATTATGCAGCTTATTTCAATTTCTCTGAAATTATAAAAGATATTACTGAACAAGAAAAATCTATAGCTTATGTAACAGACAAAACTGCTGATAGAACTGCTCTTCACATAGCAGCTAAACTTGGAAATCTTGCTGCAGTGAAACAACTTATAAAATATTGTCCCTATTCTTGTGACATGGTTGATAAAAAAGGTCGAAATATATTGCATCTCGCGGTGGAGTATAATCATAAGACTGTGATTGAATATATCTTACAACATTGTCCAATGATTCCCAGCATTCTGAATCAAAAAGATAAGTTGCTTATAGACGGAAAGTACAGCAACAACACACCTCTTCATTATGCCGCGATTCATGGCTGTTACGTGCCAGTGCTTATAAAACATAAGTTGGTACATAGAGATGCCTTAAACAAGGACAGTCTCACTCCCCTTGATCTATGCCGTCGCCATCATTCTGAAAGTGGAAGTGAACAG GAAAAAGTTGAGAATCTACTTGTACAAATAGGTGCTGCTCAGAACTTGAACCTCCATGACACACTTGATGAGTACACGCATTTGTCACGCCAAAATGCAACCGACGAGAGCCTTGAAATAACCAGGAAACTAACTAGGACACGTATGTTCATTGTTGCATTCATTGCGACAATAACATTAGCATTTGCAGCAAATTTAATCAACTTACCAGGCGGAAACATGTATCAAGATTCTCGAGTTATCTAA